One Campylobacter showae CSUNSWCD DNA window includes the following coding sequences:
- a CDS encoding amino acid ABC transporter permease, whose amino-acid sequence MDFEFIKEFTPMFVKAGIFTVKLSVYGILLSLVIGIFCTLVKFYKIKLLTPIVNGYIEVSRNTPLLIQLFFLYYGLSKFGLNLSAFTCAVAGLAFLGGSYMAESFRLGFEAVKKTQIEAALSVALTQGQILRYVILPQAFSVSIPAVAANVIFLIKETSVISIIALPDLVYATKDIIGLYYMTDEALFMLVVSYLIIILPISLVLFWLEKRMRVGRS is encoded by the coding sequence ATGGATTTTGAGTTTATAAAAGAATTTACGCCGATGTTCGTAAAAGCTGGCATTTTCACAGTCAAGCTCTCTGTTTACGGTATCTTGCTATCGCTTGTTATCGGCATATTTTGCACGCTGGTTAAATTTTACAAGATCAAGCTCCTAACGCCTATCGTAAACGGCTACATCGAGGTTTCCAGAAACACTCCGCTACTTATACAGCTTTTTTTCCTCTACTACGGACTTAGTAAATTCGGGCTAAATTTGAGCGCCTTTACCTGCGCGGTCGCGGGACTTGCGTTTCTAGGCGGCAGCTACATGGCGGAGAGTTTTCGCCTTGGTTTTGAGGCGGTGAAAAAGACGCAGATCGAGGCCGCGCTTAGCGTCGCGCTCACGCAAGGGCAAATTTTACGCTACGTTATCTTGCCTCAGGCTTTTAGCGTTTCGATCCCCGCGGTCGCGGCTAACGTCATCTTTCTCATCAAAGAAACCTCGGTCATCAGTATCATCGCCCTGCCCGATCTAGTTTACGCGACCAAGGATATCATCGGGCTTTACTACATGACCGACGAGGCGCTTTTTATGCTCGTCGTTAGCTATTTGATTATCATTTTGCCGATATCTTTGGTGTTATTTTGGCTAGAAAAAAGGATGAGAGTTG